Proteins encoded within one genomic window of Haematobia irritans isolate KBUSLIRL chromosome 5, ASM5000362v1, whole genome shotgun sequence:
- the Sting gene encoding transmembrane protein sting, whose amino-acid sequence MQKTDVQYHLTPASKVRKGGGMIFEYIDKGINIFAVVAIAELFLRIFYYTRELYFYSNYYDGQHLWWQIAKRCFSLNIPTIIVVLAMVFGALVRFAMTTNFIFPPLQWFAFVPLYWLLVSANIGYSHLAYSNWIRQSHGLDYAEGMASNYFHGYLKLTLPSHTGHPGLKERIELYEAKENVQFALKRLIILVPNTMFVNSKIESRILTKEGVAPLETIVKNRAGVARPFKNDVYKFTIPINNVTYYIAMEGATPMLSFFEAMSFQPSTTWQMQAMKREILLKFYKHLKKLLNEWPPTQDEAELVLYNAYKENGRPQDVGEVLLSHITNMWNEGRT is encoded by the exons ATGCAGAAAACAGATGTGCAATATCATTTAACACCAGCAAGCAAAGTCAGAAAAGGAGGAGGAATGATATTTGAATATATAG ATAAAGGCATCAATATATTTGCCGTAGTTGCAATAGCCGAGTTATTTCTCCGGATATTTTATTACACGAgggaattatatttttatagcaattacTACGATGGACAACACTTATGGTGGCAAATTGCAAAAAGATGTTTTAGCCTGAATATACCTACAATAATCGTTGTGTTGGCTATGGTGTTTGGGGCACTAGTTAGATTTGCTATGACAACCAATTTCATATTTCCGCCACTTCAATGGTTTGCTTTTGTGCCCTTATATTGGCTACTTGTATCTGCCAATATTGGTTATTCTCACTTAGCGTATAGCAATTGGATTCGACAATCACATGGATTGGATTATGCTGAAG GTATGGCTTCAAATTATTTTCACGGTTATTTAAAGTTAACATTACCATCTCATACGGGACATCCTGGATTAAAAGAACGAATTGAACTATATGAAGCAAAGGAGAATGTCCAATTTGCACTAAAACGTTTGATAATTTTAGTACCCaacacaatgtttgtaaattcaaaaattgaaagCCGTATACTTACAAAGGAAGGAGTAGCG CCTTtggaaactattgtcaaaaataGAGCTGGAGTCGCAAGACCTTTTAAGAACGACGTTTATAAATTCACTATACCCATAAATAATGTGACATATTACATTGCTATGGAAGGAGCCACACCAATGTTGTCTTTTTTTGAGGCTATGTCGTTTCAACCGTCCACTACATGGCAGATGCAAGCAATGAAAAGAGAAATACTTTTGAAGTTTTACAAACACTTGAAGAAACTTCTAAATGAATGGCCACCAACACAAGATGAGGCAGAACTAGTTTTATATAATG CTTACAAAGAAAATGGGAGGCCGCAAGATGTGGGTGAAGTTTTGCTTAGCCATATAACGAATATGTGGAATGAAGGACGTACATAG
- the Orc6 gene encoding origin recognition complex subunit 6, which produces MATLIEQQITKMGLIDEPNIIEKTTELVRLLELRSTNVPLQINEYGKIVLCADIAATLLGIAFDKEQALKLSGLKKSQYINNKRMFEKLLDLNKLIGVNDICIQLSLQEVKMKANELLELYRKVVANEQADIDDSHPQYASMAVFMACKLCQKKISKTKIMPFSNLRPVQWQQLEHRWETLIAKHYKNTMDNKLKVQDANEQNEPNEKINSNNSGQPKKDRIEVEDYEKWKKRMLAMAETKLKQQQASEEVRLDKENVTMEESEVVILGC; this is translated from the exons ATGGCCACATTAATTGAACAACAAATCACTAAAATGGGACTGATCGACGAACCAAACATAATTGA aaaaactaCTGAGTTGGTAAGATTACTTGAACTGAGATCCACCAACGTGCCGCTTCAAATAAACGAATATGGCAAAATTGTACTATGCGCCGACATCGCAGCTACTTTGCTGGGAATAGCATTCGATAAG GAACAAGCATTAAAACTCTCTGGACTAAAAAAATCTCAATACATTAATAATAAACGCATGTTTGAGAAGCTACTAGatctaaataaattaataggTGTCAATGACATTTGCATACAACTGAGTTTACAGGAAGTGAAGATGAAAGCCAATGAACTATTGGAATTGTATCGCAAAGTTGTGGCTAACGAACAGGCAGATATTGATGATTCGCATCCGCAGTATGCAAGCATGGCTGTCTTCATGGCTTGTAAACTGTGCCAAAAGAAAATATCAAAGACTAAAATTATGCCCTTCAGTAATTTGAGGCCTGTCCAGTGGCAGCAGCTAGAGCATCGATGGGAAACATTAATCGCAAAacactataaaaatacaatggaCAATAAACTGAAAGTACAAGATGCTAATGAACAAAACGAACCAAATGAAAAGATTAATAGTAACAATTCTGGTCAGCCTAAAAAAGATCGTATTGAAGTCGAAGACtatgaaaaatggaaaaaacgaATGCTCGCTATGGCAGAAACCaaattgaaacaacaacaggctAGCGAAGAAGTTAGACTTGATAAAGAGAATGTTACGATGGAGGAAAGCGAAGTTGTTATTCTTGGATGCTGA